The DNA window AAATAAAGAAAAGACAAAGGATATGACATGAGCAATAATCTAAAATTTGCAATACCAATTTTGGTAGCAGTATTTGTAGCGCTTCTTCCTACACCTGAAGGTTTAGCTGTTAACGCACACTATTTCTTCGCTGTATTTTTAGGAGTAATTGTTGGTTTAATTTTAGAACCTATTCCACCTGCATTAATTGGTTTAGTAGGTGTGGCATTTTGTGCAACTTTTGGTCTCGTTGGAGAGAGTGCAAAAGAAGCAAGAAACTGGGCATTAAGTGGTTTTTCTAATGGTGTTATTTGGTTAATCTTTGCAGCATTTATGTTTGCATTAGGGTACAAAAAATCAGGACTTGGAAAAAGAATTGCCTTGTTGTTAGTTAAAAAACTAGGAAAAACTTCTTTAGGTTTAGGTTACGCAGTAGCAATTGCAGATGGAATTTTAGCGCCATTTATGCCTTCAAATACAGCAAGAAGTGCAGGTACTATTTTCCCTATTGCTATTAATATTCCACAAATGTTTAATTCATTACCTGATAATGAACCAAGAAAAATCGGTTCTTATATCTCTTGGGTTGCAATTGCAGCTACTTGTGTGACAAGTTCTATGTTTTTAACAGCACTTGCACCAAACTTACTTGCAGTTTCTTTAGTTGAAAAAAATGCAGGTGTTATTATTGATTGGGGTACTTGGTTCTCAACTTTAGCAATTATTATGGTTCCTCTATTTTTAGCAGTACCATATTTAGCTTATTTAGTTTACCCACCAGAACAAAAATATTCACCTGAAGCTCCAAAATGGGCAGCAGAAGAGTTGAAAAAAATGGGTTCAATTACAAAAAATGAGATTCTAATGTTAGGTCTTGGAGTACTTGCTTTAGTGATGTGGATTTTTGGTAAAGAAATTGGAGTTAATAGTACAACAGCAGCCATTGCAGTATTATGCCTTCTTGTTCTATCAAATGTAATCACTTGGGAAGATGTAATTACAAACAAAGGTGCTATTAATGTATTAATTTGGTTTTCAACTTTAGTTGCAATGGCAGCAGGGCTTAAAAAAGTTGGATATTTAAAATGGGCATCAGGACTTATTTCAAGTTGGTTAGTTGGACTAGATCCAACAATGATTGTAATAGTGTTAATGGTACTATTTTTCCTTTTCCACTATTTATTTGCAAGTGTTACTGCGCACGTTGTAGCTTTATTACCATTATTCTTAGGAATTGGTATGAACTTGCTTCCAGCAGACATGATGCAGCCATTAGCTATGCTATTAGTGGGTTCTTTAGGGTTAATGGGTATTATTACACCATTTGCAACTGGACCTTCACCTATATGGTATGGAGCTGGGTATATTTCTCAAGCTACTTGGTGGAAATTAGGTGCAATCTTTGGAGCACTATTCTTAACAGCATTGGTATTATTAGGTTTTGTTATCCTTTAAGTTTTAAAGGAATAAAGAAGTGGTGCAATTTTTTGCACCATTTTTATTTAAACTTTAATATAATAGATTCATGAAGAAGTATTTTTTATTTTTTATTTTCCAAACTTTTCTTTTTGCAAATAGTTCAGTTCTAATTATCAACTCTTATCACAAGGGCTATGAATTTAGTGATAGCATCATTAATGGAATTGAAAAAACCTTTTATCCCCATTCTAATATTGATGTAAATGTTTTATATATGGACTCAAAAAGGGTTTCTTCAAAAGAGTATTATAATAATTTAGAAAAATTATATAAAGTCCAACTAAAAAATAGAAAATATGATCTTATCATTGCAGTAGATAGATTTGCTTATGATTTTGTTTTAGATATATATTCAAGTTTTTTTACAAATGAACCAATTTTAACTGTTGGTATTGAAAACTTTTCTCCTGAAAAAGCAGCAAGATATGGCGTTGCTAATAGGGTTTCTGCCTTAATTGAAAAAAGAGATTTAAAAGGCAATGTTGATATTATAAGAACAATTTTTCCTATAATGAAAAAACTTTATATTATCAATGATATTAGTTTAAATGCAACCCATACTGAACCTCTTATCTATGATTTAATAGAAAAATTTGATGGAATTTTTGAGTTAGTTTATTTAAAAGAAGATAATCTTGAAAAACTAAAAGAAAAATTCTCAAAAAAAGAGGAGTTTAGTGCAGCTCTTTTTATCAGGTTTTATAAAAACAAAAATGGAGAACTAAACAAAAATCAAGAGATAGCAAAGTTTATAAAAAATGCCAAAATACCAATATTTGTTACTGACTCTTTGTTTATAAAAAAAGGTGCAACTGGTGGAAAAGTTGTAGATTTATTTAGGTTTGGTAAAACTTCTGGAATAATGGCTTTAGGAATATTAAATGGAACCAAACCTAGAGTTGAAATATATGATGATTTAAACTATATCTTTGACTCAACTAAATTAAGTGAATTTACTCTTCCTGTTGATGCTTTAAAAGTTCCTGTTGAACTGGTAAACAAAAGAAAAACTTTTTATGATAGACATACTGGGTTTATTAATTTTGTATTTACAACTTCACCTTTTTTACTATTTTTGATTATTGGACTTTTTCATAATATTTATATGAGAAAACAAGTAGAAAAAGATTTAAGAAGAAGAATAGAATTTGATGAAACCTTATTGAATGCAATAGAAAGTCCAATTTTCTGGCAAGATTCAAATGGAGTTATTGTTGACTCTAATACAACATTTTGTAAGCTTTTAAATATAGATTGTAGTGAGCTTTATGGAAAGAAGCTTACTGATTTTATAGATAATGCAAATGTAAAAGAAGTTTTAAAAGTTTTAGAAAAATATAAACAAAATGAAAAAGAGAATTATGAATTCTCTTATGTAAATGAAAATAAAAGAAAAATCATATACCTTGTAAAAAAAGAGAACTTTTATGATGAAAAAAGTAAATCAGAAGGTTCAGTTACAATATTTACAGATATTACAAAAGAAAAAGAGATAGCTTTAGAAAAACAAAAAAACAGACAATTTGTTATTCAACAAAGTAAGTTAGCGGAAATAGGTGAGATTTTTTCATCAATCGCTCATCAGTGGAAGTCACCTTTAGTAGAGATTACAGCAATTGCACAAGAATTATTTTATACTAAAAGTTGCAAAGATGAAAAAGAAGATGATAGTTTTGTTAAAGATATTATGAATCAAGTTACTTATATGACTGATACTATAAATGATTTTCAAAATTTTATTATGCCATCAAATAAAAAAGTACTTTTTAATATAGAAGATGCAATAAAATCAATGCTTCTTATAGTACATCATAATATGAAATATAATAGTATAAAAATCTCAATCGAAATAGAGAATAATACAAATTTAAAAGTTTTTGGATATAAAAATGAATTTATGCAATCTTTTTTAAATATAGTAAATAATGCTAAAGATGCACTTTTGAGTCAAGATTATAAAAACAGAAAAATAGATATAAAACTGCATAATGAAGCAAAAGAGTTAATAATCACTATTCAGGATAATGCAGGAGGAATTTCAGAGAAAAATTTAGAGAATATCTTTGAACCATATTTCACTACAAAAGAAGAAGGTCATGGAATAGGGCTTTATATGAGTAAGGTGATTATTGAAGATAAAATGAATGGAAAAATCTCTGTTAAAAATAAAGATAATGGGGCATTATTTACAATAAGGTTAAGGCAAGATGAAAATTTTAATTCTTGAAGATAATATGAGTTTATCAAA is part of the Arcobacter sp. CECT 8983 genome and encodes:
- a CDS encoding DASS family sodium-coupled anion symporter encodes the protein MSNNLKFAIPILVAVFVALLPTPEGLAVNAHYFFAVFLGVIVGLILEPIPPALIGLVGVAFCATFGLVGESAKEARNWALSGFSNGVIWLIFAAFMFALGYKKSGLGKRIALLLVKKLGKTSLGLGYAVAIADGILAPFMPSNTARSAGTIFPIAINIPQMFNSLPDNEPRKIGSYISWVAIAATCVTSSMFLTALAPNLLAVSLVEKNAGVIIDWGTWFSTLAIIMVPLFLAVPYLAYLVYPPEQKYSPEAPKWAAEELKKMGSITKNEILMLGLGVLALVMWIFGKEIGVNSTTAAIAVLCLLVLSNVITWEDVITNKGAINVLIWFSTLVAMAAGLKKVGYLKWASGLISSWLVGLDPTMIVIVLMVLFFLFHYLFASVTAHVVALLPLFLGIGMNLLPADMMQPLAMLLVGSLGLMGIITPFATGPSPIWYGAGYISQATWWKLGAIFGALFLTALVLLGFVIL
- a CDS encoding ABC transporter substrate binding protein, which encodes MKKYFLFFIFQTFLFANSSVLIINSYHKGYEFSDSIINGIEKTFYPHSNIDVNVLYMDSKRVSSKEYYNNLEKLYKVQLKNRKYDLIIAVDRFAYDFVLDIYSSFFTNEPILTVGIENFSPEKAARYGVANRVSALIEKRDLKGNVDIIRTIFPIMKKLYIINDISLNATHTEPLIYDLIEKFDGIFELVYLKEDNLEKLKEKFSKKEEFSAALFIRFYKNKNGELNKNQEIAKFIKNAKIPIFVTDSLFIKKGATGGKVVDLFRFGKTSGIMALGILNGTKPRVEIYDDLNYIFDSTKLSEFTLPVDALKVPVELVNKRKTFYDRHTGFINFVFTTSPFLLFLIIGLFHNIYMRKQVEKDLRRRIEFDETLLNAIESPIFWQDSNGVIVDSNTTFCKLLNIDCSELYGKKLTDFIDNANVKEVLKVLEKYKQNEKENYEFSYVNENKRKIIYLVKKENFYDEKSKSEGSVTIFTDITKEKEIALEKQKNRQFVIQQSKLAEIGEIFSSIAHQWKSPLVEITAIAQELFYTKSCKDEKEDDSFVKDIMNQVTYMTDTINDFQNFIMPSNKKVLFNIEDAIKSMLLIVHHNMKYNSIKISIEIENNTNLKVFGYKNEFMQSFLNIVNNAKDALLSQDYKNRKIDIKLHNEAKELIITIQDNAGGISEKNLENIFEPYFTTKEEGHGIGLYMSKVIIEDKMNGKISVKNKDNGALFTIRLRQDENFNS